A single Fluviispira vulneris DNA region contains:
- a CDS encoding family 20 glycosylhydrolase has product MRVLNLLHFVVFFISLCVFALAHGSNQSAYDEKTEHIPSLFDFVEVSDFNYANKNKINETLIIESVLIGSCTNKNSPCFENAQASEFFALIKLTNTGSLIQNWKFGFYMPRSFNRHGKINNNLTMDICDATHKCQKLKYSKETSIYRKDESAGYTTVLEPEGDFELKPGSQYEIRLIRNNQWRPNNISAVPQNLFLVVQENNANKIYNLSTNKSSYHIQGYNQKKVDALISDHNIQNWNSSIQTLSNNPIIPSPVSFINKNDGKYFFFTDELNFENEFAGLDPRIENYFSHILASDMKIAGVGRKVNNLKSGILFKRINNPNEILNNPEGYKISISENLILIEALHNAGFYYAVQTLRQLWFHADIKSFNQTGLKTTTIIDYPRFKYRGIALDLARHYFSVEEIKNFIEIMSVHKLNSLHLHFADDEGFRIQLTEFNNFNRIADSRGYGKDIGPSMFVQGNLLKTNSKRYKYPTASTQYTKTYTKSEIFDIIQFANIHQITVIPEIDLPGHARALIKAMPNIFYDRNDKSEFMSVQGYTDNVIPVCAYGDKSEFGLNFTNTLNKIIYEIAEIFSNQTTLYFVKNEVSLGGDEVSEDAWSKSSTCQNDWLQLNSLGKSHKFFREISNKLTDLKISGWQQFIQNDDQSLGNERVHANRTGRVWLWNTTENGILQAVNLANNSYPVVLAFANQTYFDLAYNPDRNEPGFSWATQFSDTESALRSSLSSKLTQEQTFYPEKILGIEGTLWSENLPTYTQLSYMALPKMAGLSEASWASESFTTEDNLKTNWQSLVHRLGCGDKGFLAFISNVYNIKYRGYPTGISLEAPREFCNLQIN; this is encoded by the coding sequence ATGAGAGTGTTAAATCTTTTACACTTTGTAGTTTTTTTTATATCATTGTGCGTTTTTGCTCTAGCGCATGGGAGTAATCAATCTGCATACGATGAAAAAACAGAGCATATACCTTCACTTTTTGATTTTGTTGAAGTCTCGGATTTTAATTATGCAAATAAAAATAAGATAAATGAAACTTTGATAATTGAATCTGTTTTAATTGGTTCTTGTACAAATAAAAACAGTCCGTGCTTTGAGAATGCTCAAGCAAGCGAATTTTTTGCACTTATTAAATTAACAAATACAGGTTCCCTAATCCAAAACTGGAAATTTGGTTTTTATATGCCTCGAAGTTTTAACCGGCATGGTAAAATAAATAATAATTTAACTATGGATATTTGTGATGCTACACATAAATGCCAAAAATTAAAATATTCGAAGGAAACGTCGATTTATCGAAAAGATGAGAGTGCGGGCTATACTACTGTACTAGAGCCAGAAGGGGATTTTGAGCTAAAACCAGGAAGTCAATATGAAATAAGATTGATAAGAAATAATCAATGGCGGCCAAATAATATTTCAGCAGTACCACAAAATTTGTTTTTAGTTGTTCAAGAAAATAATGCAAATAAAATTTATAATTTATCTACAAATAAATCTTCTTATCATATACAAGGTTACAATCAAAAAAAAGTAGATGCATTAATAAGTGATCATAATATTCAAAACTGGAATTCTTCAATCCAAACATTGTCAAATAATCCTATAATTCCTTCTCCAGTAAGTTTTATTAACAAAAATGATGGAAAATATTTTTTTTTTACAGATGAGTTAAATTTTGAAAATGAATTTGCTGGTCTTGATCCAAGAATTGAGAATTATTTTAGTCATATTTTAGCATCAGACATGAAAATTGCAGGAGTGGGAAGAAAAGTAAATAATTTAAAGTCTGGAATTTTATTTAAAAGAATCAATAATCCGAATGAAATTTTAAACAATCCTGAAGGCTATAAAATTTCAATTTCTGAAAATCTTATATTGATAGAGGCTTTACATAATGCGGGCTTTTATTATGCCGTTCAAACTTTGCGCCAACTTTGGTTTCATGCAGATATAAAGAGTTTTAATCAAACAGGATTAAAAACGACTACCATAATTGATTATCCAAGATTTAAATATAGAGGGATAGCTTTGGATCTCGCTCGACATTATTTTTCAGTAGAAGAAATTAAAAATTTTATAGAAATAATGTCAGTGCATAAATTAAATAGTCTTCATTTGCATTTTGCAGATGATGAAGGATTTAGAATTCAATTAACAGAATTTAATAATTTTAATCGAATTGCAGATAGTCGAGGGTATGGGAAAGACATTGGTCCTTCAATGTTTGTGCAAGGAAATTTACTTAAAACGAATTCTAAAAGATATAAATACCCAACTGCAAGTACTCAATATACAAAAACATACACTAAAAGTGAAATATTTGATATAATTCAATTTGCAAATATTCACCAAATAACTGTGATTCCTGAGATTGACTTGCCTGGACACGCAAGAGCTCTTATTAAAGCAATGCCAAATATATTTTATGATAGAAACGATAAATCAGAATTTATGTCAGTACAGGGGTATACCGATAATGTAATTCCAGTTTGTGCCTATGGAGACAAAAGTGAATTTGGTTTAAATTTCACAAATACATTAAATAAAATAATTTACGAAATTGCTGAAATATTTTCAAATCAAACTACCCTTTATTTTGTAAAAAATGAAGTGAGTCTTGGCGGAGATGAGGTTAGTGAGGATGCTTGGAGCAAGTCAAGTACATGTCAAAATGATTGGTTGCAATTAAATTCACTCGGAAAGTCACATAAATTCTTTAGAGAGATATCCAATAAATTAACTGATTTAAAAATATCGGGTTGGCAACAGTTTATTCAAAATGACGATCAATCTTTAGGAAATGAAAGAGTTCATGCAAACAGAACTGGGCGCGTGTGGCTGTGGAATACGACTGAAAATGGTATTTTACAAGCTGTGAACTTAGCAAATAATTCATATCCAGTTGTTCTTGCTTTTGCCAATCAAACTTATTTTGATTTAGCTTATAATCCTGATAGAAATGAACCTGGCTTTAGTTGGGCGACACAATTTTCAGATACTGAAAGCGCATTAAGATCGAGTTTGAGTTCTAAGCTAACGCAGGAACAGACATTTTATCCAGAAAAAATCCTTGGTATTGAAGGTACTCTTTGGTCTGAAAATCTTCCAACTTATACACAATTAAGCTATATGGCTCTGCCAAAAATGGCTGGACTATCTGAAGCCAGTTGGGCATCTGAATCTTTTACCACAGAAGATAATTTAAAGACAAATTGGCAAAGTTTAGTTCATCGTTTGGGGTGTGGCGATAAAGGATTTTTAGCTTTTATATCTAATGTATATAATATCAAATATCGTGGTTATCCTACCGGTATATCCCTTGAAGCTCCGCGCGAATTTTGCAATTTACAAATAAATTAA
- a CDS encoding RsmB/NOP family class I SAM-dependent RNA methyltransferase produces the protein MFEQKNKSVKHYDGRWSHLYKLWCSALKQEPLPQFDRWLSQEFAKNSKYGSRDRRWYSECLFAGIRFGYFALFCEEFFKINNTKKIDKLSLDEFLIDFSKKYQSGNQVLSKWNEIAPERFFVWIRLRYELANKNKPDTLSLEFGVEKFQNEIQFFIDLIKFFENSENIVYQLLISSIPIWFKEALEKRIQESAWEKEKIKQFFSELEIRPPLWIRINDLEKIDIVKSELIKEGFEFEQFDSALKVTGAKGVFALQAYRSGLFEIQDLASQRIGQNIQVKNGQFVWDCCAGGGGKTQQIASLLKNKGVIYASDIREYKLEEVKKRARKSGFFNIRCLPWNGEKLPKFQKEVENRNGFDWVLVDAPCTSSGTWRRNPDAKYRVSYTNIDSLSHLQLNILENASRGVRVGGHLVYSTCSWIYDENEGIILDFLKKNPSYTLVKQNLLGSPNENADTMFAAVLKRES, from the coding sequence ATGTTTGAACAAAAAAATAAAAGTGTAAAACATTATGATGGCAGATGGTCACATTTGTATAAATTATGGTGTTCTGCTCTTAAGCAAGAACCTTTACCACAGTTTGATAGATGGTTATCTCAAGAGTTTGCTAAAAATTCAAAATATGGCAGTCGCGATAGACGTTGGTACAGTGAATGCTTATTTGCTGGAATCCGTTTTGGATATTTTGCATTGTTTTGTGAAGAGTTTTTTAAAATAAATAATACAAAAAAAATAGATAAATTATCTCTGGATGAGTTTTTAATAGATTTCAGCAAAAAATATCAAAGTGGGAATCAAGTTCTTTCTAAATGGAATGAAATAGCTCCAGAACGTTTTTTTGTCTGGATTCGTTTGCGCTATGAGTTGGCAAATAAAAATAAACCGGATACGCTTTCTCTTGAATTTGGTGTTGAAAAATTTCAAAATGAAATTCAATTTTTTATTGATTTAATTAAATTTTTTGAAAACTCAGAAAATATTGTATATCAGTTATTAATTTCTAGCATACCAATTTGGTTTAAAGAAGCGTTAGAGAAAAGAATACAAGAATCAGCTTGGGAAAAAGAAAAAATAAAACAATTTTTCTCTGAACTCGAAATTCGCCCTCCACTGTGGATTAGAATCAATGATTTAGAAAAAATAGATATTGTAAAATCAGAACTCATTAAAGAAGGTTTTGAATTTGAACAATTTGATTCAGCCCTAAAAGTTACTGGTGCAAAAGGTGTTTTTGCTTTGCAAGCTTATAGATCTGGTTTATTTGAAATTCAGGATTTAGCTAGCCAAAGAATAGGACAAAATATTCAAGTAAAAAATGGACAATTCGTTTGGGATTGTTGTGCAGGCGGTGGAGGTAAAACTCAGCAAATTGCTAGTTTATTAAAAAATAAAGGTGTCATTTATGCATCTGATATTCGTGAATATAAATTGGAAGAAGTAAAAAAACGTGCTCGTAAATCAGGTTTTTTTAATATCCGTTGTCTACCTTGGAATGGAGAAAAGCTCCCAAAGTTTCAAAAAGAAGTTGAAAATAGAAATGGATTTGATTGGGTTTTAGTTGATGCTCCTTGTACTTCATCAGGTACATGGAGAAGAAACCCAGATGCAAAATACCGAGTGAGTTATACAAATATTGATAGCTTGAGTCATCTTCAATTGAACATATTAGAAAATGCCAGTCGTGGTGTACGAGTGGGTGGACATTTGGTATATTCAACTTGCAGTTGGATTTATGATGAAAATGAAGGAATCATTTTAGATTTTCTTAAAAAAAATCCTTCCTACACTTTAGTTAAGCAAAATTTATTGGGTTCTCCAAACGAAAATGCTGACACAATGTTTGCAGCAGTCCTGAAACGAGAAAGTTAA
- the der gene encoding ribosome biogenesis GTPase Der, translating into MTLRTYTRLVALVGRPNVGKSSLFNRIIRERKSLVHDEPGVTRDRIFGRAEHNGEAFYLCDTGGFEPTSKDNIKIQLVEQAEMAIEEAETVIFVVDGREGLHPVDSDLIRRLRKSEKNFVVCVNKCDLPKDDIFIEEFRKLGVPNVYPVSAEHNRGISDLLDAATEIFASAPKAKQEDPENPPVKLAIIGRPNVGKSSILNRLVGEARSIVDNRPGTTRDSVDVSLKYHGREVKVIDTAGIRRKSRMVDKLEKFSAFRSVSCLEDCDVAILVINAEDGATDGDARVAGYAFELRKPILIVVNKWDLVKDKTSKTVKEFTEKLHLDLRYIRYAPIVFVSALENLRVSRLIPMCLDLFDQGSKRNSTSQVNNTLKEILLKHTPPMVKNKSKRIKFLYATQVGALPPRFVIFCSHPKDLHFSYKRFVENEFREAFNYKDIPISIIFRERTRSPLDDNGDRIKSKGTARFQRDRNYDDDIRSMVFDDIKALDGADIEFFDDDSEE; encoded by the coding sequence ATGACTTTAAGAACCTACACTCGCCTTGTTGCCCTCGTTGGTCGACCCAATGTCGGCAAAAGCTCTCTATTTAACCGTATTATTCGTGAACGTAAGAGCCTCGTCCATGACGAACCTGGCGTGACAAGAGATCGAATTTTTGGCCGTGCTGAGCACAATGGTGAAGCTTTTTACTTGTGCGATACCGGTGGTTTTGAGCCAACATCAAAAGATAACATTAAAATTCAGTTAGTTGAACAGGCTGAAATGGCCATAGAAGAAGCGGAAACTGTGATTTTTGTGGTAGATGGGCGTGAAGGCTTGCATCCTGTTGACAGCGATCTTATTCGGCGTTTACGCAAGTCAGAAAAGAATTTTGTTGTTTGTGTGAATAAATGCGATTTACCTAAAGATGATATATTTATTGAGGAATTCCGAAAACTTGGTGTGCCAAATGTGTATCCGGTGAGTGCGGAACACAATCGCGGTATTTCCGATTTACTCGATGCAGCTACAGAAATATTTGCCAGTGCTCCAAAAGCAAAACAAGAGGATCCAGAGAATCCACCTGTTAAACTTGCTATCATTGGTCGTCCCAATGTCGGTAAATCTTCTATTCTAAATAGGCTCGTAGGAGAAGCTCGCTCCATCGTAGACAATCGCCCCGGGACAACACGTGACTCAGTTGATGTTTCATTAAAGTACCATGGGCGTGAAGTTAAAGTGATCGACACAGCTGGTATACGCCGGAAAAGTCGAATGGTTGATAAACTCGAGAAGTTTTCTGCTTTTCGCAGTGTTTCTTGTCTCGAAGATTGCGATGTTGCTATTTTGGTCATCAATGCTGAGGATGGTGCAACCGATGGTGACGCACGTGTTGCAGGATATGCATTTGAACTCAGAAAACCTATTTTAATTGTTGTTAATAAGTGGGATCTTGTAAAAGATAAAACTTCAAAAACAGTTAAAGAGTTTACGGAAAAATTACACCTTGATTTACGCTATATTCGTTATGCACCAATTGTATTTGTTAGTGCGCTTGAAAACTTAAGAGTCAGTCGTCTTATTCCAATGTGTCTTGATTTATTCGATCAAGGAAGTAAAAGAAACTCCACTTCTCAAGTGAATAATACTTTAAAAGAGATTCTTTTAAAGCACACTCCGCCAATGGTTAAAAATAAGTCAAAACGTATTAAGTTTCTTTATGCAACACAAGTGGGGGCTCTTCCTCCACGGTTTGTTATTTTCTGCTCACATCCAAAAGATTTACATTTTAGCTATAAAAGATTTGTAGAAAATGAATTCCGTGAAGCATTTAATTATAAGGATATTCCAATTTCTATCATCTTCCGTGAAAGAACAAGGTCACCATTAGATGATAATGGGGATAGAATTAAATCTAAAGGAACTGCTCGTTTTCAAAGAGATCGGAACTATGATGATGACATTCGTAGCATGGTCTTTGATGACATTAAGGCTTTAGACGGAGCAGATATCGAATTTTTCGATGATGATTCCGAGGAATAA
- a CDS encoding CCA tRNA nucleotidyltransferase → MKHKVIFKNKKFRPYSNVRKDPLFLAAKQVCLLLQKSKHDAYIVGGAVRDLLLNPNKIPKDFDIATSAKPEEVRNLFKNSIFVGQAFGVCLVNLQGQHFEVTSFRKEGRYLDKRRPENIQIGTFKDDCNRRDFTINSIYYDPVQKHIIDPHLGINDIKQKLIRCVGSAENRLQEDALRILRMIRFAANLSFTLDNESLNAARNHSTGLQDLSKERIILEFQKVKRGKFYIFCEHLENILDLKELIFPNGSYQFTKYNIHSKNQLARSKIKLDTHLPFFNLLKYFLYKNKVKKESFSIILKTIDQWPITAEDKKICTLFLKCIFFKELFTKDMDIELFDFLFYELIAQIDFISKQSSRIILITLSVFINDNLLKETLYKMIDKISKNEIPSIKSNDIVMLIENNQLDKKYISLIMKYLQYIYLKKGLAPKLENLLQFKGDLFKEYFAIGNLNV, encoded by the coding sequence GTGAAACATAAAGTGATTTTTAAAAATAAGAAGTTTAGACCCTACTCCAATGTGAGAAAAGACCCGCTTTTCCTTGCGGCTAAACAGGTCTGCTTACTGCTACAAAAGAGCAAACATGATGCTTATATTGTTGGTGGAGCCGTTAGAGATCTTCTGCTTAATCCCAACAAAATCCCCAAAGATTTTGACATAGCTACTTCGGCAAAACCTGAAGAAGTCAGAAACTTATTTAAAAACTCAATCTTTGTTGGACAGGCATTTGGAGTGTGTCTCGTTAATTTACAGGGGCAACATTTTGAAGTTACAAGTTTTCGTAAAGAAGGTAGATACTTAGACAAAAGAAGACCAGAAAATATTCAAATAGGCACTTTCAAGGATGACTGCAATCGACGCGATTTTACGATAAACAGCATATATTATGATCCCGTGCAGAAACACATAATTGACCCTCATTTAGGTATAAACGATATCAAACAAAAGCTCATCCGCTGTGTTGGTTCAGCTGAAAATAGACTGCAAGAAGATGCATTAAGAATACTTAGAATGATTCGCTTTGCTGCAAATTTAAGTTTTACTCTCGATAATGAAAGCTTAAATGCAGCGAGAAATCATTCTACAGGTCTCCAAGATCTGAGTAAAGAAAGGATTATTCTTGAGTTTCAAAAAGTAAAAAGAGGAAAATTCTATATTTTTTGTGAACACTTAGAAAATATTTTAGATCTAAAAGAATTAATTTTCCCAAATGGATCCTACCAATTTACTAAATATAATATACACAGTAAAAATCAATTGGCTAGAAGTAAAATAAAATTGGATACTCATTTACCATTTTTTAATTTATTAAAATATTTTTTATATAAAAACAAAGTAAAAAAAGAGTCATTCTCAATTATTTTAAAAACAATTGATCAATGGCCAATCACAGCGGAAGATAAAAAAATTTGCACACTTTTTCTAAAATGTATTTTCTTTAAAGAGCTTTTTACAAAAGATATGGATATAGAGCTCTTTGATTTTCTCTTTTATGAATTGATTGCTCAAATTGATTTCATATCAAAACAATCATCACGAATTATATTAATTACTCTTTCAGTATTCATAAATGATAATTTATTAAAAGAAACGCTTTATAAAATGATCGATAAAATCTCGAAGAATGAAATTCCGAGTATAAAGTCAAATGATATCGTTATGCTCATTGAAAACAATCAATTAGATAAAAAATACATATCTTTAATTATGAAATATTTGCAGTATATTTATTTAAAAAAAGGGCTAGCTCCAAAACTTGAAAATCTACTTCAATTTAAAGGGGACTTATTCAAAGAATACTTTGCTATCGGAAACTTAAATGTCTAA
- a CDS encoding RNA methyltransferase, which produces MSKAINANKKTPMNLSKHISIVLVEPEHPNNVGAVARAMNNMGFTNLILVNPCDYLSGGSDGARTLAMHSQNILQTAKVYSNLHSALSEQNFAIALTNRVRGQHKTLENSWNLENIFQQIQGESHIALVFGRESSGLTNSEVDLCNLLMTIPTFGQNTSLNLAQAVMVILYEVSKSLNQKESTQTQKMILATSQHLESLKHNLFSVLNRIGYIKIGNESKRWSVFSKLISEKFLSEKEVNILQGILNKIKENLK; this is translated from the coding sequence ATGTCTAAAGCTATCAATGCCAATAAAAAAACTCCTATGAACCTAAGCAAGCATATAAGCATTGTCCTAGTAGAACCTGAGCACCCAAATAATGTTGGTGCAGTTGCCCGTGCAATGAATAATATGGGTTTTACAAATCTAATTTTAGTTAACCCTTGCGACTATTTAAGTGGCGGAAGCGATGGAGCAAGAACATTGGCTATGCATTCGCAAAATATCTTACAGACAGCAAAAGTTTACTCAAATCTACACAGTGCTCTCAGTGAACAAAATTTTGCTATTGCCCTAACCAATCGAGTGCGCGGGCAGCATAAAACACTTGAAAATAGCTGGAATTTAGAAAATATATTTCAGCAAATTCAAGGGGAGAGCCATATAGCTCTCGTATTTGGTAGAGAATCATCTGGTCTAACAAATTCAGAGGTAGATCTTTGCAATTTACTAATGACTATTCCAACCTTTGGACAAAATACTTCATTAAATTTAGCACAAGCTGTAATGGTTATTTTATATGAAGTCAGCAAATCTTTAAATCAAAAAGAATCAACACAAACCCAAAAAATGATTTTAGCTACATCCCAACATCTTGAGAGTTTAAAACATAATTTATTTTCAGTGCTCAATAGAATTGGCTACATAAAAATTGGCAATGAATCTAAAAGATGGAGTGTCTTTTCAAAATTAATTTCTGAAAAGTTTCTAAGTGAAAAAGAAGTCAATATCTTGCAAGGGATACTTAACAAAATCAAAGAAAACCTAAAATAA
- a CDS encoding MltF family protein, whose translation MIFKISAINKFFIILISMNIFFQMPNLAIAKEVKLKFSNITNKSLGDFDSMKERRMIRIFMPYSKTLYYIDKGKERGLSIELARDFETYINKKYKKELGNRPITVFVIPTSIEYLIDNILTGKGDIAAGNLTFTRDRAKLIDFVGPKVQRGNTEYVITNKNDPPISSIEDLSGKTVSIRKHTSYYDSLIKLNKSFQEAGKPLMKFQYLHEDLADEDKLEMLNARILKIVIVDDIIAKTWEKILPNIRVNYNAFVRDKGKSGWMIRKNSPLLDAELEDFFLHYVEKTNVNDVRYLQTIEKWSQFKNNMQDAETEKFQNILQIFKKYGAKYRFDPLMLSAQGYQESKLNQNARSPVGAIGVMQVMPDTGKQMKVGDITNIEANIHAGTKYMNFLMKTYFKNAKFNDYNRMLFALASYNAGAGKILKMRELTAACMCGLDENKWFNNVEMVTGELIGLETTTYVRNILKYYVSYQLINDKKSNKRKDIK comes from the coding sequence ATGATCTTTAAAATCTCAGCTATTAATAAGTTTTTTATCATTTTAATCTCTATGAATATTTTTTTCCAAATGCCAAATTTAGCAATTGCAAAAGAAGTAAAATTAAAATTTAGCAATATTACAAATAAATCACTCGGTGATTTCGACAGCATGAAAGAAAGGCGTATGATCCGAATATTTATGCCTTATAGTAAAACCTTATATTATATTGATAAAGGAAAAGAAAGAGGCTTGAGTATAGAATTAGCAAGAGATTTTGAAACATATATAAATAAAAAATATAAAAAAGAACTTGGCAATAGACCCATCACTGTTTTCGTAATCCCTACTTCAATCGAATATCTTATTGATAATATTTTAACTGGCAAGGGAGATATTGCTGCAGGAAACCTAACATTTACAAGGGATAGAGCGAAGCTAATAGACTTTGTAGGTCCAAAGGTGCAAAGAGGAAATACGGAATATGTCATCACAAATAAAAATGACCCACCCATATCATCTATTGAAGATCTATCGGGCAAAACAGTCAGTATCAGAAAACATACCAGCTACTATGATAGTCTTATAAAATTAAATAAAAGCTTTCAAGAAGCTGGTAAACCGCTTATGAAATTTCAGTATCTGCATGAAGATCTTGCAGATGAAGACAAATTAGAAATGCTAAATGCTCGGATATTAAAAATCGTAATTGTTGATGATATTATTGCAAAAACATGGGAAAAAATACTACCTAATATTAGAGTAAATTACAATGCTTTTGTGCGTGACAAAGGAAAAAGTGGATGGATGATTCGAAAAAATAGTCCTTTACTTGATGCAGAGCTCGAAGATTTTTTCTTACATTATGTAGAGAAAACTAATGTAAATGATGTAAGATATTTACAGACAATAGAAAAATGGAGCCAATTTAAAAATAATATGCAAGATGCAGAAACTGAAAAATTTCAAAATATTCTGCAAATTTTTAAAAAATATGGAGCAAAATATCGATTTGATCCTCTTATGCTATCTGCGCAAGGTTACCAAGAATCAAAACTTAATCAGAATGCGAGAAGCCCTGTCGGAGCGATTGGAGTTATGCAAGTTATGCCTGATACAGGCAAGCAAATGAAAGTTGGAGATATTACGAATATCGAAGCAAATATTCATGCAGGCACCAAATACATGAACTTTTTAATGAAAACATATTTTAAAAATGCAAAATTTAACGATTATAACAGAATGTTATTTGCACTTGCAAGTTATAATGCAGGAGCAGGAAAAATATTAAAAATGCGAGAACTCACTGCTGCATGCATGTGTGGATTAGATGAAAACAAATGGTTTAATAACGTCGAAATGGTCACTGGCGAGTTAATAGGGCTCGAGACTACCACCTATGTCAGAAATATTTTAAAATATTACGTTTCATATCAATTAATCAATGATAAGAAGAGTAATAAAAGAAAAGACATAAAATAA